One genomic region from Deltaproteobacteria bacterium encodes:
- a CDS encoding LysM peptidoglycan-binding domain-containing protein — translation MKSRPAAFLAVVMLAAFLSIPGPAPAEEGATPAAGAAAYPDGLVYTVAEGDTLWDLSAKYLGSPWKWPELWEKNRFLTNPHYIYPGIRLVIFLPPGKEIALPMTGAPEEGAAGADVAGKPQATAAGRGAAVKPPTLAISPSEYVRAGEFVKEAQAGIGRIRGGDEPKVAYSDGDTVYMKLGKDIPSGQLLGVYRVRGPIDAPGDRPVSGYAVYLVGLIQSLGKKDGESAGIVRKSFEDLLREDILREEIPSYVPVVLSRVKGDKLEANIISGQWENEELADGNFIFLDRGAAAGVAVGDVFLVLDEWGRSLEGSAGAGTSVPVEVAEAVIVRVSRDFSTGYILKSRQSFSAGARAVRGGPGLR, via the coding sequence ATGAAATCACGGCCGGCGGCGTTCCTGGCGGTAGTCATGCTTGCTGCATTTCTTTCGATCCCCGGCCCGGCGCCTGCCGAAGAGGGCGCCACCCCTGCCGCGGGAGCGGCGGCATATCCCGACGGGCTGGTCTACACCGTCGCCGAAGGGGATACCTTGTGGGATCTTTCCGCGAAGTATCTCGGGTCCCCATGGAAATGGCCGGAGCTCTGGGAGAAAAACCGTTTCCTTACGAATCCGCACTATATTTATCCCGGAATCAGGCTTGTAATCTTCCTGCCTCCGGGAAAGGAAATCGCCCTGCCGATGACGGGAGCCCCTGAAGAGGGGGCCGCAGGCGCCGACGTCGCCGGGAAGCCGCAGGCGACCGCCGCCGGGCGGGGCGCCGCCGTAAAGCCGCCGACGCTTGCCATTTCCCCGTCGGAATATGTGCGCGCAGGTGAATTCGTTAAAGAGGCGCAGGCCGGCATAGGGCGCATACGGGGAGGGGATGAGCCGAAAGTGGCGTATTCCGACGGAGACACCGTGTATATGAAGCTCGGCAAGGATATTCCGTCCGGGCAGCTCCTCGGCGTGTATCGCGTTCGCGGTCCGATTGACGCACCGGGCGACCGTCCCGTTTCCGGATACGCCGTGTATCTTGTGGGACTCATTCAGTCGTTGGGAAAGAAGGACGGCGAATCGGCCGGGATCGTGCGGAAATCCTTCGAAGACCTTTTGCGCGAGGATATCCTCCGCGAGGAGATTCCCTCCTACGTTCCGGTAGTGTTGTCCCGCGTGAAGGGTGACAAGCTCGAAGCGAACATCATATCGGGGCAATGGGAAAACGAGGAATTGGCGGACGGTAATTTCATCTTCCTGGACCGGGGAGCAGCCGCCGGAGTCGCCGTGGGGGACGTTTTCCTGGTTCTGGATGAATGGGGCAGGTCGCTCGAGGGCAGCGCGGGGGCGGGGACCAGTGTCCCCGTCGAAGTGGCCGAGGCCGTCATCGTCCGCGTGTCGCGAGATTTTTCCACGGGATATATCTTGAAGAGCCGGCAATCCTTTTCCGCCGGCGCCAGGGCTGTTCGGGGGGGACCGGGGCTGCGGTAG